In a single window of the uncultured Pseudodesulfovibrio sp. genome:
- the aprA gene encoding adenylyl-sulfate reductase subunit alpha has protein sequence MPLLPIKEASKGVALAEPEIIEETVDILMVGGGMGNCGAAFEAVRWADKVDPSLKIMLCDKAALERSGAIAQGLSAINTYCGENDPDDYVRMVRTDLMGIVREDLIFDLGRHVDDSVHLFEEWGLPVWVKKDGKNLDGAKAKAEGLAVRNGDAPVRSGRWQIMINGESYKCIVAEAAKNALGEDRYVERVFIVKMLLDANEPNRIAGAVGFSTRENKVYVYKCNAAVVACGGAVNVYRPRSTGEGMGRAWYPVWNAGSTYTMCAQVGAEMTMMENRFVPARFKDGYGPVGAWFLLFKAKATNYKGEDYCETNRAMLKPYEDRGYAKGHIIPTCLRNHMMLREMREGRGPIFMDTKTALLNTVNGDLTGPEWKHLESEAWEDFLDMCVGQANLWAATNCAPEDRGSEIMPTEPYLLGSHSGCCGIWVSGPDEAWVPESYKVKADNGKVYNRMTTVNGLFTCADGVGASGHKFSSGSHAEGRIVGKQLVRWAVDHKDFTPTLKENAADLAKEIYQPMYTYLENKGGSTDPVVNPAYITPHNFMMRLIKCTDEYGGGVGTLYMTSKALLNTGFWLLGMMEEDSKKLAARDLHELMRCWEQFHRLWTVRLHMQHIEFREESRYPGFYYRGDFMGLDDSKWKCFVNSTYDPATGVTTVFKKPYVKIIPDA, from the coding sequence ATGCCTCTGCTTCCCATCAAAGAAGCTTCCAAGGGTGTTGCTCTCGCCGAGCCGGAAATCATCGAAGAAACCGTTGATATCCTCATGGTCGGCGGCGGCATGGGTAACTGCGGTGCCGCTTTCGAAGCCGTCCGCTGGGCCGATAAAGTTGATCCTTCCCTGAAGATCATGCTCTGCGACAAGGCCGCTCTGGAACGTTCCGGCGCCATCGCTCAGGGCCTGTCCGCCATCAACACCTACTGCGGTGAGAACGACCCGGACGATTACGTCCGCATGGTCCGCACCGACCTCATGGGCATCGTCCGCGAAGACCTGATCTTCGACCTGGGCCGCCACGTTGATGATTCCGTCCACCTCTTCGAAGAATGGGGCCTCCCCGTTTGGGTCAAGAAAGACGGCAAGAACCTCGACGGCGCCAAAGCTAAAGCCGAAGGCCTCGCTGTCCGTAACGGCGACGCTCCGGTCCGCTCCGGCCGCTGGCAGATCATGATCAACGGTGAGTCCTACAAGTGCATCGTTGCTGAAGCCGCCAAGAACGCTCTGGGCGAAGATCGCTACGTCGAGCGCGTGTTCATCGTTAAGATGCTCCTGGATGCCAACGAGCCCAACCGCATCGCCGGTGCCGTCGGCTTCTCCACTCGTGAGAACAAAGTTTACGTCTACAAGTGCAACGCCGCCGTTGTCGCTTGTGGTGGTGCCGTTAACGTGTACCGTCCCCGCTCCACTGGTGAGGGTATGGGCCGCGCTTGGTACCCCGTCTGGAACGCTGGTTCCACCTACACCATGTGTGCTCAGGTTGGCGCCGAGATGACCATGATGGAAAACCGCTTCGTCCCCGCCCGCTTCAAGGACGGTTACGGCCCGGTTGGCGCTTGGTTCCTGCTCTTCAAGGCCAAGGCTACCAACTACAAGGGTGAGGACTACTGCGAGACCAACCGCGCCATGCTGAAGCCTTACGAGGATCGCGGCTACGCCAAGGGTCACATCATCCCCACCTGCCTGCGTAACCACATGATGCTCCGTGAAATGCGTGAAGGCCGCGGCCCGATCTTCATGGACACCAAGACCGCCCTGCTGAACACCGTCAACGGCGACCTGACCGGTCCCGAGTGGAAGCACCTCGAGTCCGAGGCTTGGGAAGACTTCCTCGACATGTGTGTTGGCCAGGCCAACCTGTGGGCTGCCACCAACTGCGCTCCTGAGGATCGCGGTTCCGAGATCATGCCCACCGAGCCTTACCTCCTGGGTTCCCACTCCGGTTGCTGCGGCATCTGGGTTTCCGGTCCTGACGAAGCTTGGGTCCCGGAATCCTACAAGGTCAAAGCTGACAACGGTAAGGTCTACAACCGTATGACCACCGTCAACGGCCTGTTCACCTGCGCTGACGGTGTCGGCGCTTCCGGCCACAAGTTCTCCTCCGGTTCCCACGCTGAAGGCCGCATCGTCGGTAAGCAGCTGGTCCGTTGGGCTGTCGACCACAAGGACTTCACCCCGACCCTGAAGGAAAACGCTGCTGACCTGGCCAAGGAAATCTACCAGCCGATGTACACCTACCTGGAGAACAAGGGCGGTTCCACCGATCCCGTTGTTAACCCGGCTTACATCACCCCGCACAACTTCATGATGCGCCTCATCAAGTGCACCGATGAATACGGCGGCGGCGTCGGTACCCTGTACATGACCTCCAAGGCTCTGCTGAACACCGGTTTCTGGCTGCTCGGCATGATGGAAGAAGACTCCAAGAAGCTCGCCGCCCGTGACCTGCACGAGCTGATGCGCTGCTGGGAGCAGTTCCACCGCCTGTGGACCGTCCGTCTGCACATGCAGCACATCGAGTTCCGCGAAGAATCCCGTTACCCGGGCTTCTACTACCGCGGCGACTTCATGGGCCTGGATGACTCCAAGTGGAAGTGCTTCGTCAACTCCACCTACGATCCCGCCACTGGCGTGACCACCGTCTTCAAGAAGCCCTACGTCAAGATCATACCCGACGCCTAA
- a CDS encoding CoB--CoM heterodisulfide reductase iron-sulfur subunit A family protein: MFWLEPQLYSGGVKRMSNNSILVVGGGFAGITAALEAAEVGYEVYIVETNPYLGGRVAQLNQYFPKLCPPSCGLEIQFQRIKNNPNVKVITMADVTSVSGSAGNYDVKITQRPRFVNEKCTACGECEKATSTKVTSEFDFGTGTRGLAYKTHPFMFPMRYVVDAENASETELAAIKNACPYDAVDTDDVTKSIDLAVGAIVVATGWKPYDASNLTNLGGGKLKNVVTNMQFERLCAPNGPTGGKIKRPSDGAEPQKIAFVQCAGSRDQNHLNYCSYICCMASLKHVRYVRERSDASATIFYIDLRTPGRYDKFKTITEADDKLSLVKGKVAAIVEDADGSPIVTVENALTGIKTDEKFDMVVLATGMQPSCAGLQVPAGAIDADGFVIDGEGIIAAGCAKQPLDVMKTAQSGTAAAMKAIQTVVGR; this comes from the coding sequence ATTTTTTGGCTTGAGCCTCAACTTTATTCGGGAGGAGTTAAGAGAATGTCGAATAACAGTATTCTCGTCGTAGGTGGAGGATTCGCAGGAATCACCGCCGCCCTCGAAGCCGCCGAAGTCGGCTACGAGGTGTACATCGTTGAAACCAATCCCTACCTCGGTGGGCGGGTTGCGCAGCTGAATCAGTATTTCCCCAAGCTGTGCCCTCCTTCCTGCGGTCTGGAGATTCAGTTTCAGCGCATCAAAAACAACCCCAACGTCAAGGTCATTACCATGGCCGACGTCACGTCGGTTTCCGGCTCGGCCGGCAACTACGACGTGAAGATCACCCAGCGCCCGCGCTTCGTGAATGAAAAGTGTACCGCCTGCGGCGAGTGCGAGAAGGCCACCTCCACCAAGGTGACTTCCGAGTTCGACTTCGGCACCGGCACCCGCGGCCTGGCATACAAGACCCATCCCTTCATGTTCCCCATGCGCTACGTGGTGGACGCCGAGAACGCGTCCGAGACCGAGTTGGCCGCAATCAAGAACGCCTGTCCGTACGACGCCGTTGACACCGACGATGTGACCAAGTCCATCGACCTGGCTGTCGGCGCCATCGTCGTGGCCACCGGCTGGAAGCCCTACGATGCTTCCAACCTGACCAATCTCGGCGGGGGCAAGCTGAAGAACGTGGTCACCAACATGCAGTTCGAGCGTCTGTGCGCGCCCAACGGCCCGACCGGCGGCAAGATCAAGCGGCCTTCCGACGGCGCCGAGCCGCAGAAGATCGCCTTTGTCCAGTGTGCCGGTTCCCGCGACCAGAACCACCTGAATTACTGCTCGTACATCTGCTGCATGGCTTCGCTGAAGCATGTCCGCTATGTGCGTGAGCGCTCCGACGCCAGCGCGACGATTTTCTACATCGACCTGCGCACCCCGGGCCGCTACGACAAGTTCAAGACCATCACCGAGGCTGACGACAAACTCAGCCTGGTCAAGGGCAAGGTGGCCGCCATCGTCGAAGACGCGGACGGCAGCCCGATCGTCACCGTGGAAAACGCCCTGACCGGCATCAAGACCGACGAGAAGTTCGACATGGTCGTGCTGGCCACCGGCATGCAGCCCAGCTGCGCCGGCCTCCAGGTTCCGGCGGGCGCCATCGATGCCGACGGTTTCGTCATAGACGGCGAGGGCATCATCGCCGCCGGTTGCGCCAAGCAGCCTCTTGATGTCATGAAGACCGCCCAGTCCGGCACCGCAGCCGCGATGAAGGCGATTCAAACCGTGGTAGGGAGGTAA
- a CDS encoding hydrogenase iron-sulfur subunit → MAEKLGVYICGGCDIGANLDVDALAQFCANGKHSSVVAVAKSNPVLCSPEGKAMIEADIAENELDGVVCCACSPRAKWDVFKFGEKVQVERVSLREQCVWSYEEDPKFPGQMEVIAKDYCNMGITKLANSRIPAPELPDAFKTVLVVGGGFTGLNAALNAASLGYQVILVEKTETLGGKAATMYKSFPLGAPYSEREQQINIKDVIAKVEASDKITVITGSTLDSLAGAPAKYRATIAGKEYEIGAVVMATGWVPGKGKFLAPLGYGTIKNVVTTAEFERMALNGAIKTAEGKTPSSVAFIVDTSLLTKNISYDACGDACAAPEDMPCKEDDETEAADECETFKYADKESAKHLAYSSELTSLVALKQANYVRELAPDAVAYVVYDHMMVPGINEKYYQAAQDDPGVMLTKGTVTEVSEAGSSVVIKAKNTLLGADVELMADMVVVPTAIVPTTAADPTMNFVYRQGPAFPDLELFDGFADSNYICFPYETRRTGVYAAGCVRQPMGLGLAAEDAAGAALKAIQCIESANRGVSVHPRSGDLSFPEFNFMRCTQCKRCTEECPFGALDDDEKGTPMPNPTRCRRCGTCMGACPERVISFANYGISQIGQAIKEVKVPDTLDEGGPRIIVLACENDAYPALDMAAMRGKSWSPYVRFLPVRCLGSVNAIWVADAMSKGIDGVMLLGCKYGDDYQCHFVKGSELCNRRKENIAESLGRLGVEPERVEQYEVSIDMYDKVPEMIDEFVENITTNFGPNPFKGY, encoded by the coding sequence ATGGCTGAAAAGCTTGGAGTATATATCTGTGGAGGCTGTGACATCGGGGCCAACCTTGATGTCGACGCCCTGGCTCAGTTCTGCGCCAACGGCAAACACTCCTCCGTTGTTGCCGTGGCCAAGTCCAACCCGGTGCTGTGCAGCCCGGAAGGCAAGGCCATGATAGAGGCCGATATCGCTGAAAACGAACTCGACGGCGTGGTTTGCTGCGCCTGTTCGCCCCGCGCCAAGTGGGACGTGTTCAAGTTCGGCGAAAAAGTCCAGGTGGAACGCGTTTCTCTGCGTGAGCAGTGCGTCTGGTCCTACGAGGAAGACCCCAAATTCCCCGGCCAGATGGAAGTCATCGCCAAGGACTACTGTAATATGGGAATCACCAAGCTGGCCAACAGCCGGATTCCCGCACCGGAACTGCCCGACGCCTTCAAGACCGTGCTGGTCGTGGGCGGCGGTTTCACCGGTCTGAACGCGGCCCTGAACGCCGCCAGTCTGGGCTACCAGGTCATCTTGGTCGAAAAGACCGAGACCCTGGGCGGCAAGGCTGCAACCATGTACAAGTCCTTCCCGCTGGGCGCGCCGTATTCCGAGCGCGAGCAGCAGATCAATATCAAGGACGTCATCGCCAAGGTCGAGGCCAGCGACAAGATCACGGTCATCACCGGCTCCACCCTGGATTCCCTGGCCGGCGCTCCGGCCAAGTACAGGGCCACCATCGCCGGTAAGGAATACGAGATCGGCGCGGTCGTCATGGCCACCGGCTGGGTTCCGGGCAAGGGCAAGTTCCTGGCTCCGCTCGGTTACGGTACCATCAAGAACGTGGTCACCACTGCCGAGTTCGAGCGCATGGCGCTCAACGGCGCGATCAAGACCGCCGAGGGCAAGACTCCGTCCTCCGTGGCCTTCATCGTTGACACCTCGCTTCTGACCAAGAACATCTCCTACGATGCCTGTGGCGATGCCTGTGCTGCTCCCGAGGACATGCCCTGCAAGGAAGATGACGAGACCGAAGCCGCGGACGAGTGCGAGACCTTCAAGTACGCCGACAAGGAATCCGCCAAGCATCTGGCCTACTCCTCCGAGCTGACCTCCCTGGTCGCCCTGAAGCAGGCCAACTATGTTCGTGAGCTGGCGCCGGACGCCGTGGCCTACGTTGTCTACGACCACATGATGGTCCCCGGCATCAACGAGAAATACTATCAGGCCGCCCAGGATGATCCGGGCGTCATGCTGACCAAGGGTACCGTGACGGAAGTCTCCGAAGCCGGTTCCTCCGTGGTCATCAAGGCCAAGAATACCCTGCTCGGAGCGGACGTCGAGCTGATGGCCGACATGGTCGTGGTTCCCACCGCCATCGTTCCCACCACCGCAGCCGATCCGACCATGAACTTCGTCTACCGCCAGGGCCCGGCCTTCCCGGACCTCGAGCTGTTCGACGGATTCGCTGATTCCAACTACATCTGCTTCCCGTACGAGACCCGCCGCACGGGCGTCTACGCCGCCGGTTGCGTGCGCCAGCCCATGGGTCTGGGCCTCGCTGCCGAAGACGCGGCCGGTGCCGCCCTCAAGGCTATCCAGTGCATCGAGTCCGCCAACCGCGGCGTGTCCGTGCATCCCCGGTCCGGCGACCTGAGCTTCCCGGAGTTCAACTTCATGCGCTGCACCCAGTGCAAGCGCTGCACCGAGGAATGCCCGTTCGGCGCCCTGGACGATGACGAGAAGGGTACTCCGATGCCCAACCCGACCCGCTGCCGCCGCTGCGGTACTTGCATGGGTGCCTGCCCGGAGCGCGTCATCAGCTTCGCCAACTACGGCATCAGCCAGATCGGCCAGGCCATCAAGGAAGTGAAGGTTCCCGACACCCTGGACGAAGGCGGTCCCCGCATCATCGTCCTGGCCTGCGAGAACGACGCCTACCCGGCCCTGGACATGGCTGCCATGCGCGGCAAGTCCTGGTCCCCGTATGTCCGCTTCCTGCCGGTGCGCTGCCTCGGTTCCGTCAACGCCATCTGGGTCGCCGACGCGATGTCCAAGGGTATTGACGGCGTGATGTTGCTCGGCTGCAAATACGGCGACGACTACCAGTGCCACTTCGTCAAGGGTTCCGAGCTGTGCAACCGCCGCAAGGAGAACATTGCCGAATCCCTGGGACGCCTTGGTGTCGAGCCTGAACGCGTCGAGCAGTACGAGGTCTCCATCGACATGTACGACAAGGTACCTGAAATGATCGATGAGTTCGTCGAGAACATCACCACCAACTTCGGCCCCAACCCGTTCAAGGGTTACTAG
- the qmoC gene encoding quinone-interacting membrane-bound oxidoreductase complex subunit QmoC has translation MSNTVKVQPDLKFVKELQAVGGDSLKKCYQCATCSVVCPLSPADSPYPRKEMVWAQWGLKDRLVNDMDIWLCHNCGTCSDLCPRGAKPGDLLSALRNMAYRNMAPLPIIGKWMSSSSGLLPLALIPAIIYALIWAFQASRLGSFLPTFEFDHATHAWKAVADGQIAFGGLFVGDYFIDPIFGLVFLFMLWGFYAGVRNMLKAFDDQPKTFIVGRKGEPSFCSCLIDTVKYEILQHTQFLDCNDEDSDELDIKRASGHRWLMFAFIALMVVTGVVAAGHWGGWFFRQIGLESLGNILAAIGHTPMPWWSPIKLLAYVGAGLGIYGLMALTKRRVNLDQSKQSSSWYDWYLLTLIWTIFLTGVGAFVFRLLGVALLAYPIYFVHLIGVFMLLAYLPWSKLGHLVYRTVALSYAKKIGRIPMGADK, from the coding sequence ATGTCCAATACCGTCAAGGTACAACCGGACCTTAAGTTCGTTAAAGAGTTGCAAGCCGTAGGCGGCGACTCCCTGAAGAAGTGCTACCAGTGCGCCACCTGTTCGGTGGTCTGTCCCCTGTCCCCCGCCGACAGCCCGTATCCCCGCAAGGAGATGGTCTGGGCCCAGTGGGGTCTCAAGGACCGCCTGGTCAATGATATGGATATCTGGCTCTGCCACAACTGCGGCACCTGTTCCGATCTGTGCCCGCGCGGTGCCAAGCCGGGCGACCTGCTGTCCGCCCTGCGCAACATGGCCTACCGCAACATGGCCCCGCTGCCGATCATCGGCAAGTGGATGTCCAGCTCCAGCGGCCTGCTGCCCCTGGCCCTCATCCCGGCGATCATCTACGCGCTGATCTGGGCCTTCCAAGCATCTCGCCTCGGTTCCTTCCTGCCGACCTTCGAGTTCGACCACGCCACGCACGCGTGGAAGGCTGTCGCGGACGGTCAGATCGCCTTCGGCGGCCTGTTTGTCGGTGACTACTTCATCGACCCGATCTTCGGCCTGGTCTTCCTGTTCATGCTCTGGGGCTTCTATGCAGGCGTCCGGAACATGCTCAAGGCCTTTGATGATCAGCCCAAGACCTTCATCGTGGGCCGCAAGGGCGAGCCGAGCTTCTGCTCCTGCCTGATCGATACCGTCAAGTACGAGATCCTCCAGCACACCCAGTTCCTGGATTGCAACGACGAGGATTCCGACGAACTCGATATCAAGCGCGCTTCGGGTCACCGCTGGCTCATGTTCGCCTTCATCGCCCTCATGGTCGTCACCGGCGTTGTTGCCGCTGGCCACTGGGGTGGCTGGTTCTTCCGCCAGATCGGTCTGGAGAGCCTGGGCAACATCCTCGCCGCCATCGGCCACACCCCGATGCCCTGGTGGTCCCCGATCAAGCTGCTGGCCTACGTCGGCGCTGGTCTGGGCATCTACGGCCTCATGGCCCTGACCAAGCGTCGGGTTAACCTGGATCAGTCCAAGCAGTCCTCCAGCTGGTACGATTGGTACCTGCTGACTCTGATCTGGACCATCTTCCTGACCGGTGTCGGAGCCTTCGTGTTCCGTCTGCTGGGCGTGGCCCTGTTGGCCTACCCCATCTACTTTGTGCATCTTATCGGCGTATTCATGCTGCTCGCGTACCTGCCGTGGTCCAAGTTGGGCCACCTGGTCTACCGCACCGTGGCTCTGTCCTACGCCAAGAAGATTGGCCGCATCCCCATGGGCGCCGACAAATAG